Proteins encoded together in one Streptomyces sp. NA04227 window:
- a CDS encoding NlpC/P60 family protein: MAAQHKHRKQTHRKPGRRPLGGKAAARAATALALTGAATAGVLGQSAAAAPSGDPDRVQARVESLYREAEAAADKYHGAKEQAKEARKALDRLQDEAARRTQRLNSARTALGSVAKDQYREGTLGPVARLALSEDPAHWLRGAELAERAGDRQSATLAEARGELRELDRLRDESARLAGRLTTRERDLARNKRTVQGKLREARHLLARLTADERARLREKEQRASRDAERSAPVAAPVAQALPGSRAAAAIAYAYRALGKPYVWGATGPSSYDCSGLTLAAYRAAGVSLPRTSYSQINAGQRVSRGQLRPGDLVFFYSGVSHVGLYIGDGKMIHAPKPGAPVRVAPIDQMPFAGAARVA; the protein is encoded by the coding sequence GTGGCCGCGCAGCACAAGCACCGCAAGCAGACCCACCGAAAACCCGGCCGCCGCCCGCTGGGCGGCAAGGCCGCCGCCCGCGCCGCCACCGCGCTCGCCCTCACCGGGGCGGCGACGGCCGGAGTCCTCGGCCAGAGCGCGGCCGCCGCACCATCCGGGGACCCGGACCGGGTGCAGGCCCGGGTGGAGAGCCTCTACCGGGAGGCGGAGGCGGCGGCGGACAAGTACCACGGCGCCAAGGAGCAGGCCAAGGAGGCGCGGAAGGCGCTGGACCGGCTCCAGGACGAGGCCGCGCGCCGGACGCAGCGGCTCAACTCGGCCCGCACGGCGCTCGGTTCGGTGGCGAAGGACCAGTACCGGGAGGGGACTCTCGGCCCGGTGGCGCGGCTCGCGCTGTCCGAGGACCCGGCGCACTGGCTGCGCGGCGCGGAGCTGGCCGAGCGCGCGGGCGACCGGCAGTCGGCGACGCTCGCCGAGGCCCGCGGTGAACTGCGCGAACTCGACCGGCTGCGGGACGAGTCGGCCCGCCTGGCCGGGCGGCTCACCACCCGCGAGCGCGATCTGGCCCGCAACAAGCGCACCGTGCAGGGCAAGCTCCGCGAGGCCCGGCACCTGCTCGCCCGGCTCACCGCCGACGAACGCGCCCGCCTGCGGGAGAAGGAACAGCGCGCCTCCCGCGACGCCGAGCGGTCGGCCCCCGTGGCCGCGCCGGTGGCGCAGGCGCTGCCCGGCTCCCGGGCCGCCGCCGCGATCGCGTACGCGTACCGCGCCCTCGGCAAGCCCTATGTGTGGGGCGCGACCGGCCCCAGCTCCTACGACTGCTCCGGGCTCACCCTGGCCGCCTACCGCGCGGCGGGTGTCTCGCTGCCCCGGACCTCCTACTCCCAGATCAACGCCGGACAGCGGGTCTCACGCGGCCAACTGCGCCCCGGCGACCTGGTGTTCTTCTACTCCGGCGTCAGCCATGTCGGCCTGTACATCGGCGACGGGAAGATGATCCACGCGCCGAAGCCGGGCGCGCCGGTACGCGTCGCGCCGATCGACCAGATGCCGTTCGCGGGCGCGGCGAGAGTGGCCTGA